The following are from one region of the Stigmatella ashevillena genome:
- a CDS encoding ABC transporter permease yields the protein MSLRNAARAFPTMLRIGFSEALAYRAELLIWVVSTTMPLIMMALWTAVAREAPVGRYGTQGFVGYFLATFVVRQLTGSWAAWQINFEVRQGTLAMRLLRPISPLWAYAAENLGAMPMRLLVAVPVALLSVAAVGREAVPQTAWGWPVLVLAIFGGWLITFLANVAIGTMVFFMESSQKLMDVWLVLFFVFSGYMYPVELFPPLLRTAADWLPFRYQIGLPVEVMTGAHGLAETLGLLGRQWLWILVLAVFSFTLWRRGVRRFAAYGG from the coding sequence GTGAGTCTGCGCAACGCCGCCCGGGCCTTCCCCACGATGCTGCGCATCGGCTTCTCCGAGGCGTTGGCCTACCGGGCCGAGCTGCTGATCTGGGTGGTGTCCACCACCATGCCGCTCATCATGATGGCGCTCTGGACGGCCGTGGCCCGGGAGGCGCCCGTGGGGCGGTATGGCACGCAGGGCTTCGTCGGCTACTTCCTGGCGACCTTCGTGGTGCGCCAGCTCACCGGTTCCTGGGCCGCCTGGCAGATCAACTTCGAGGTGCGGCAGGGCACGCTGGCCATGCGCCTCTTGCGTCCCATCTCGCCCTTGTGGGCCTACGCGGCCGAGAACCTGGGGGCCATGCCCATGCGGTTGCTCGTGGCGGTGCCGGTGGCGCTGCTCTCGGTGGCCGCCGTCGGGCGCGAGGCGGTGCCTCAGACGGCGTGGGGCTGGCCCGTGCTCGTCCTGGCCATCTTCGGAGGGTGGCTCATCACGTTCCTGGCCAACGTGGCGATCGGGACGATGGTGTTCTTCATGGAGAGCAGCCAGAAGTTGATGGACGTGTGGCTGGTGCTCTTCTTCGTCTTCTCCGGGTACATGTACCCCGTGGAGTTGTTTCCCCCCCTGCTGCGCACCGCCGCGGACTGGCTGCCGTTCCGCTACCAGATTGGCCTGCCCGTGGAGGTGATGACGGGCGCGCACGGGCTTGCGGAGACGCTGGGGCTCCTCGGCCGGCAGTGGCTGTGGATCCTCGTGCTGGCAGTCTTCTCCTTCACGCTGTGGCGCCGGGGCGTGCGGCGCTTCGCGGCCTATGGAGGATAG
- a CDS encoding small ribosomal subunit Rsm22 family protein, whose product MSEAYSRDLERWIPRLIAVWRQARRKGDGPETKLTPQEVKEVGAGVKQLSLGLTRERQLAGAKYMDDPRLLGAYLLFYWPVSYAQARQALGELPNRPRQVLDLGSGPGPLAFAALDAGAKEVTAADRSKPALALARSLATEAGEALATREWDPTRKAPLPEGTYDLITMGHVLNELYGTGDGVISPRAALLEQVLAQVKKGGSLLVLEPALRETSRALLKVRDVLVGKGYAVRAPCLFRGNCPALVKESDWCHAERPWPMPRVVEELARAAGLHKESLKMSYLMLAPAGEAWPEPPPGRLFRIVSESLEGKGRQRYIGCGPEGRLGLALQEKHRTEKNERFFKLQRGDVLSVTETEPKGDGLALDDRTEVRVVAPAGRGVPPPPAKESP is encoded by the coding sequence ATGAGCGAGGCGTATAGCAGGGATCTGGAGCGCTGGATTCCGCGGCTCATCGCCGTCTGGCGGCAGGCCCGGCGCAAGGGCGACGGGCCGGAGACGAAACTGACGCCCCAGGAAGTGAAGGAAGTGGGCGCGGGGGTGAAGCAGCTCTCGCTCGGGCTCACCCGGGAGCGGCAACTCGCGGGGGCCAAGTACATGGATGACCCGCGGCTGCTGGGCGCCTACCTCCTCTTCTACTGGCCCGTGTCCTACGCCCAGGCGCGTCAGGCGCTCGGAGAGCTGCCAAACCGTCCCCGGCAGGTGCTGGACCTGGGCAGCGGTCCAGGCCCCCTGGCCTTCGCCGCGCTGGACGCGGGCGCCAAGGAGGTGACGGCCGCGGACCGGAGCAAGCCCGCCCTGGCCCTGGCCCGCTCGCTGGCCACGGAGGCCGGGGAGGCGCTGGCCACGCGAGAGTGGGACCCCACGCGCAAAGCCCCGCTCCCCGAGGGCACGTATGATCTCATCACGATGGGCCACGTGCTCAACGAACTGTACGGGACGGGAGATGGCGTCATTTCCCCCCGCGCCGCGCTGCTGGAGCAGGTGCTGGCCCAGGTGAAGAAGGGGGGAAGCCTGCTGGTGCTGGAGCCGGCGCTGCGAGAAACTTCGCGCGCCCTGCTGAAGGTCCGCGACGTGCTGGTGGGCAAGGGCTACGCGGTCCGGGCCCCCTGCTTGTTCCGAGGCAACTGCCCGGCCCTGGTGAAGGAGAGCGACTGGTGCCACGCGGAGCGGCCCTGGCCCATGCCCCGGGTGGTGGAGGAGCTGGCGCGGGCGGCCGGGCTGCACAAGGAATCCCTGAAGATGAGCTACCTGATGTTGGCCCCGGCGGGTGAAGCATGGCCGGAGCCTCCGCCCGGGAGGCTCTTCCGCATCGTCTCCGAGTCGCTGGAGGGCAAGGGGCGCCAGCGCTACATCGGCTGTGGGCCCGAGGGCCGCCTGGGGCTGGCGCTCCAGGAGAAGCACCGCACGGAGAAGAACGAGCGCTTCTTCAAGCTCCAGCGCGGGGATGTCCTCTCGGTGACGGAGACCGAGCCCAAGGGAGACGGACTCGCGCTGGACGACCGCACGGAGGTGCGGGTGGTGGCGCCCGCGGGTCGCGGCGTGCCACCCCCACCCGCCAAGGAGTCCCCCTGA
- a CDS encoding EF-hand domain-containing protein produces MPTELQIKKFSYVFTWFDQNGDGWLTRGDFEKIAGLFTALADEKDQKNKIAIKTAFMHWWSLLLKAEVGTPDEKISKEEFIRIMESSVIAPENFENAVGGIADGLIGALDRDGNGSLSREEYVRMYDALGVPPATSSEAFKRLDRDGSGQISHAEFRQAIVEFYLSADKDAPGNWLLGSMDAFK; encoded by the coding sequence ATGCCAACCGAATTGCAGATCAAGAAGTTCAGCTACGTGTTCACCTGGTTCGACCAGAATGGCGATGGGTGGCTGACCCGGGGTGACTTCGAGAAGATCGCCGGGCTGTTCACCGCCTTGGCGGACGAGAAGGATCAAAAGAACAAGATCGCGATCAAGACAGCCTTCATGCACTGGTGGAGTCTCTTGCTGAAGGCCGAGGTGGGCACTCCGGACGAAAAGATCAGCAAGGAGGAGTTCATCCGCATCATGGAGTCCAGCGTGATCGCTCCGGAGAATTTCGAGAACGCGGTGGGTGGCATCGCCGACGGGCTGATTGGTGCTCTGGACCGAGACGGCAATGGCAGTCTTTCAAGGGAAGAGTACGTGCGGATGTACGACGCGCTGGGCGTCCCTCCGGCGACCTCCTCCGAGGCGTTCAAGCGGCTCGACCGGGATGGCAGTGGCCAGATCAGCCATGCGGAGTTCCGGCAGGCCATCGTCGAGTTCTATTTGAGTGCGGACAAGGACGCTCCCGGGAACTGGCTGCTGGGTTCCATGGATGCATTCAAGTAG
- a CDS encoding ABC transporter ATP-binding protein: MISVRGLRKHYKVHKRPPGLKAAFRSLVRREYTAVKAVDGISFDIRPGERVGFLGPNGAGKTTTLKVLSGLLHPSEGEVTVDGHTPRLREAAFLKKIMLVMGQKQQLLWDLPPAETFELNRAIYDVPPAQFKQTLDELVALLELEELIHKPARQLSLGERMKCELAAALIHRPQVLFLDEPTIGLDVSMQATMRAFIKAYNERYGATLILTSHYMDDVAALCPRVIVIDKGELSYDGGLDALVQRVRPEKRVMFRLEQPVEAARLEVLGRVVSHEPMSAVLQVPPEAVSATISRALASLPVTDLTVENAPLEEVMSELFTENKARRAADKVGT, translated from the coding sequence ATGATCTCCGTTCGCGGCTTGCGCAAGCATTACAAGGTCCACAAGCGCCCGCCTGGTCTGAAGGCTGCCTTCCGCTCGCTCGTCCGCCGCGAGTACACCGCCGTGAAGGCCGTCGATGGCATCTCCTTCGACATCCGGCCGGGCGAGCGGGTGGGGTTCCTGGGACCCAACGGCGCCGGCAAGACGACGACGCTCAAGGTGCTCTCCGGGCTGCTCCATCCCTCTGAGGGGGAGGTGACGGTGGATGGCCACACCCCCCGCCTGCGGGAGGCCGCCTTTCTCAAGAAAATCATGCTGGTCATGGGGCAGAAGCAGCAGCTCCTGTGGGACTTGCCGCCGGCGGAGACGTTCGAACTCAACCGCGCCATCTACGACGTGCCCCCGGCCCAATTCAAGCAGACGCTGGACGAGCTGGTGGCGCTGCTGGAGCTGGAGGAGCTCATCCACAAGCCGGCCCGGCAGCTGTCGCTGGGCGAGCGGATGAAGTGCGAGCTGGCCGCCGCCCTCATCCACCGTCCGCAGGTGCTCTTCCTGGATGAGCCCACCATCGGCCTGGATGTGTCGATGCAGGCCACCATGCGCGCCTTCATCAAGGCCTATAACGAGCGTTACGGCGCCACGCTCATCCTCACCAGCCACTACATGGACGATGTGGCGGCGCTGTGCCCGCGCGTCATCGTCATCGACAAGGGGGAGCTCTCGTATGACGGGGGGTTGGACGCGCTGGTGCAGCGGGTGCGGCCGGAGAAGCGGGTGATGTTCCGGCTGGAGCAGCCGGTCGAGGCCGCGCGCCTGGAGGTGCTGGGGCGGGTGGTGTCGCACGAGCCCATGTCGGCGGTGCTCCAGGTGCCTCCCGAGGCGGTGAGCGCCACCATCAGCCGTGCGCTGGCGAGCCTGCCGGTGACGGACCTGACGGTGGAGAACGCGCCGCTCGAGGAGGTGATGAGCGAGCTGTTCACCGAGAACAAGGCCCGCCGGGCCGCGGACAAGGTGGGCACGTGA